AGCGCCTCGAGGTCGTCCGAGCGCGCGATCAGCCTTGCTGCGACCCCGCTATCCTTCGCGCGGATCTTGAGCAGCAGCTTAAGAAGGTCACTGACAAGGGCGGCGTCCTTGGTCAGGCCAGGGCGCTTTGGTTCGCGGTCAGGAAGTTCGCTCTGGTCCAGCGGCTTGGATGCTTCGATCGCCGCGATCAGGCGCCCGCCAATGTCATTGGTGCGCCATCCTGCCGAAAGGCCCCGAATTCGGCCGAGGTCGTCCTGCGTCTTGGGCGGATGTAGAACGATTTCGGTGAGCGTATCGTCCTTCAGGATCCGGCCGCGCGGGAGATTCTTGGACCTTGCTTCTGTCTCGCGCCAAGCGGCCACCGCCTTGAGGCGTCCAAGCACCGCCGGGTTACGGCTCGGCAGCTTAAGGCGCTTCCATGCGTCCTCAGGAGGGAAGGCGAAGCTTGAAGGATCGGCGAGACGCTCCATTTCCTCATCCAGCCACGCACCGCGGCCGGTCTTCTTCAGTTTCTCGACCATGCGCGGGAAGACGGTGGCGAGGTGCGTCACGTCTGCGATGGCATAATCAATCTGTCGCTTGTCGAGAGGGCGTCGGCTCCAGTCCGTGAAGCGCGCGCCCTTGTCGAGACTGTGACCCAGGAGGCTCTCGATCAGGTTGGAATAGCCGATCTGCTCACCATGCCCGAGCGCCATGGCCGCGATCTGCGTATCGAACAAAGGGTAGGGGACCTTGTCCGTCAGGTTATGGATGATTTCCAGGTCCTGCCCACCGGCGTGGAAGACCTTGAGCACGTCCCGATCCTTCACGAACAGGTCGAGCAGGGGCTTCAGGTCGAGACCGTCTGCCTTCGGGTCGATCGCCGCAGCCTCGTCGCTGCTTGCCACCTGGATCAGGCAGAGGTCCGGCCAATAGGTATTCTCGCGCATGAACTCCGTGTCCACGGCGATGAATGGATGGCTGGAAAGGCGCTCGACGAGGGCTTTAAGGTCGTCGGTCTTGGTAATCAGAGGATGTATATGCATGAGTCTCGGAGGGCTTTAGACGCGCCCTCGCGGGTTGACAAAAAGCTTCGCTCCATTGAAGCGCAGCGCGCGCTTTTCCACACAAATTTCGAGCTAGCGAGCCGACTTCATCATGCACGCCTATCGCACCCACACCTGCGCCCAGCTTCGCCAGGGCGACGTTGGCGAAACTGTACGTCTTTCAGGATGGGTTCACCGCAAGCGTGACCACGGCCATCTCCTATTCGTCGACCTTCGCGACCACTATGGAATCACGCAGATCGTCGTCGATACAAGTTCCGCTTCCTTTCAGATACTTGACCGCATTCGCGTAGAATCTGTCGTCACTGTCGAGGGCAAGGTCGTCGCGCGTTCGGCAGAGACGGTGAATGCCAATCTCGCTACCGGCGAGATTGAGGTGAAGGCGGCCGAAGTCACTGTGCAGTCGGCCGCGGCCGAATTGCCGATGCCGGTGTTTGGCGAACAGGAATATCCCGAGGAAATTCGCCTCAAGTACCGCTACCTCGACCTGCGCCGCGAACAGGTACACGCAAATATCATCCTGCGTTCGGCCGTGATCGCCTCGATCCGCCGCCGCATGATCGACCAGGGCTTCACCGAATTCCAGACGCCGATCTTGACCGCGAGCTCGCCTGAAGGTGCGCGCGACTATCTGGTTCCGAGCCGCGTCCACCCGGGCAAGTTCTATGCGCTTCCGCAAGCGCCGCAGATGTTCAAGCAGCTGATCATGGTTGCCGGCTTCGATCGTTATTTCCAGATTGCGCCCTGCTTTCGCGACGAAGACGCGCGCGCAGATCGTAGTCCGGGCGAGTTCTACCAGCTCGACTTCGAGATGAGCTTTGTCACCCAGGACGACGTGTTCAACGCCATCGAGCCCGTCCTGTCCGGCGTTTTTGAGGAATTCGCGGATGGCCGCTCGATCACGCCAGCGGGTGAATATCCTCGCATTCCGTATAAGGAAGCGCTGCTAAAGTACGGAAGCGACAAGCCAGACTTGCGCAACCCGCTACTGATCTCCGAT
This portion of the Sphingomonas limnosediminicola genome encodes:
- the rnd gene encoding ribonuclease D — encoded protein: MHIHPLITKTDDLKALVERLSSHPFIAVDTEFMRENTYWPDLCLIQVASSDEAAAIDPKADGLDLKPLLDLFVKDRDVLKVFHAGGQDLEIIHNLTDKVPYPLFDTQIAAMALGHGEQIGYSNLIESLLGHSLDKGARFTDWSRRPLDKRQIDYAIADVTHLATVFPRMVEKLKKTGRGAWLDEEMERLADPSSFAFPPEDAWKRLKLPSRNPAVLGRLKAVAAWRETEARSKNLPRGRILKDDTLTEIVLHPPKTQDDLGRIRGLSAGWRTNDIGGRLIAAIEASKPLDQSELPDREPKRPGLTKDAALVSDLLKLLLKIRAKDSGVAARLIARSDDLEALAAGVRKNLNILKGWRYDEFGKDALDLVEGRMAFAIENGKLKMSRVLQEESVDA
- the aspS gene encoding aspartate--tRNA ligase; this encodes MHAYRTHTCAQLRQGDVGETVRLSGWVHRKRDHGHLLFVDLRDHYGITQIVVDTSSASFQILDRIRVESVVTVEGKVVARSAETVNANLATGEIEVKAAEVTVQSAAAELPMPVFGEQEYPEEIRLKYRYLDLRREQVHANIILRSAVIASIRRRMIDQGFTEFQTPILTASSPEGARDYLVPSRVHPGKFYALPQAPQMFKQLIMVAGFDRYFQIAPCFRDEDARADRSPGEFYQLDFEMSFVTQDDVFNAIEPVLSGVFEEFADGRSITPAGEYPRIPYKEALLKYGSDKPDLRNPLLISDVGEQFKGSGFGLFAGLVEKGAVVRAIPAPGTAERSRKFFDDMNEWARGEGFAGLGYATRKGGEWGGPIAKNHGSEGMDRLAETMGLGPDDGIFFAAGKEDESAKLAGLARTRVAEQLGLIEEGTFRFCWIVDFPMFEYNEDQEKIDFSHNPFSMPQGGMEALETKDPLDILAWQYDIVCNGVELSSGAIRNHRPDIMYKAFEIAGYTKEEVDTNFAGMINAFKFGAPPHGGSAPGIDRIVMLLADEPNIREVILFPMNQKAEDLMMNAPSEVMPKQLKELNIKLVPVD